A stretch of the Desulfobacter sp. genome encodes the following:
- a CDS encoding DMT family transporter: protein METKARWGYLAVFGSAFFFYMSTVVMKWSAMAGLSIEASMFTLARFLFGFITVLIVMAVQHRPVIIVKKRYLVGRAMGNAAAVFCFFKAVELTSVAQANILNMTYPLFIALFTWVAFKSQRDMAVLLIMGVAFAGVWLILSPKDMGFNTDSLWGLASGISAAFAIIYLNMSRQVHDTHTTLFAMFGLGGILVFCLFFNQMRMPSLEELTYLFACSAIAIAGQYLLTIGFKYVTAIEGSILSSTRILLAAVLGPFIAMDPSLQFSGWIGAGLIFAGNVFLALKKARE, encoded by the coding sequence ATGGAAACCAAAGCAAGATGGGGGTATCTGGCCGTGTTCGGCTCTGCCTTCTTTTTTTACATGTCCACTGTGGTGATGAAATGGTCTGCCATGGCAGGACTTTCTATTGAGGCCTCCATGTTTACTTTGGCCCGGTTTTTGTTCGGGTTCATAACGGTTCTCATTGTCATGGCTGTCCAGCACCGGCCGGTTATCATCGTTAAAAAAAGATACCTTGTGGGCAGGGCCATGGGCAATGCCGCGGCTGTGTTCTGTTTTTTCAAGGCCGTGGAACTGACCTCCGTGGCCCAGGCCAATATATTGAACATGACCTATCCGCTGTTCATCGCCCTTTTTACATGGGTGGCATTCAAGTCCCAGCGGGATATGGCTGTTCTTTTGATCATGGGGGTGGCCTTTGCCGGGGTCTGGCTGATTCTCTCTCCTAAGGATATGGGCTTTAACACGGATTCTCTCTGGGGCCTGGCCTCGGGCATCAGTGCTGCATTTGCCATCATATATCTCAACATGTCACGGCAGGTCCATGACACCCATACCACCCTTTTTGCCATGTTCGGCCTGGGCGGAATTTTGGTGTTCTGCCTTTTTTTCAATCAGATGCGAATGCCATCCCTGGAGGAGCTGACCTACCTTTTTGCCTGTTCTGCCATTGCCATTGCAGGGCAATATTTGCTGACTATTGGGTTTAAATATGTCACCGCCATTGAAGGAAGCATTCTTTCTTCCACCCGGATTCTTTTGGCAGCCGTGCTGGGCCCTTTTATTGCCATGGATCCCTCCCTTCAATTTTCAGGATGGATCGGGGCCGGATTGATTTTTGCGGGCAACGTCTTTCTTGCCTTGAAAAAAGCCAGAGAATGA
- a CDS encoding PAS domain S-box protein → MSITPPSKLLCENIQGKDGLGSPFFQMMMDNAPDLIWAKDMDDNYIFVNKATCHILLKCTSASKALGQNDIYFAARENNRGYLHTFGEICVNSDQVVKKSGKPGRFIEEGFVRGAYLILDVSKAPFYDDQGQMIGTVGSARDITAEREIETKLKISEERFRQMADFLPLPIAEFDFEFHLFYANRAGLDYFGYTRADYERYPSISHLVPQDKLDLLSSWFEDIKQGNECFPFEMGFIKKDGSAIYGVVNAAPIMEEGRAIAVRVCFTDLSARRDAEIALQENENRFRTLFNVFNDPVFVHPFAEEGFLNFVEVNEVACQWYGYTRKELLNLSPQDLILDPVGKGMGSAESRINLMNAKKRTIQTLNKKKNNEIFPAEISSSVFDYKGEKMILSTVRDITDRRQSEKERADALKFAAEQEKYALVGQVAGKMAHDFNNILGGIMGNAELSLMDCKDPEIKNTLRLILDQTFRGKNMTKNLVAFARDQEPKEAFFNLNEKLDLVLSLMKKELKRVRVVRKFAVDLPDFLADPGMIEHALVNLIQNAVHAMGKNPNPELKICTAHLADCLVIEIQDNGCGIPAQYHDQIYAPSFTLKGSKDIFGQYSKEIRGTGYGMSNVKKYIQKHRGSICFTSDQQTGTCFKIAIPLVNKTLTQKEKIRMARKQVIQNKKILLVEDEPAISGVQKKILSQTPFHHKVTLASMGQDAIEAFDKENFDLVSLDYLLPGRLNGMDVYSHIRRTDTKVPVVFFSGNIGFLESMKELGTKDPMMDHLSKPCENIVFADTVNEWLFKAGAGF, encoded by the coding sequence ATGTCCATAACACCTCCCAGCAAATTATTGTGTGAAAATATCCAGGGTAAAGACGGCCTTGGCAGTCCTTTCTTTCAGATGATGATGGACAATGCACCGGATTTGATCTGGGCCAAGGATATGGATGACAATTATATTTTTGTGAACAAGGCCACCTGCCATATCCTGCTCAAATGCACCTCTGCTTCCAAGGCCCTGGGGCAAAACGATATTTATTTTGCCGCCAGGGAAAACAACCGGGGATATTTGCATACCTTCGGCGAAATCTGTGTGAATTCAGACCAGGTGGTGAAAAAGAGTGGCAAGCCCGGCAGGTTTATTGAAGAGGGCTTTGTACGCGGGGCTTACCTGATTTTGGATGTGAGCAAGGCCCCGTTTTACGATGACCAGGGGCAGATGATCGGAACCGTCGGATCTGCCAGGGATATCACCGCTGAAAGGGAAATTGAAACCAAGCTCAAGATCAGTGAAGAACGGTTCAGGCAGATGGCGGACTTTTTGCCCCTTCCCATTGCTGAATTTGACTTTGAGTTTCATCTTTTTTATGCCAACAGGGCAGGGCTCGACTATTTCGGGTATACCCGGGCGGATTATGAAAGATACCCCAGCATCAGCCATCTCGTTCCCCAGGACAAGCTGGACCTTCTCTCTTCATGGTTCGAAGATATCAAACAGGGCAATGAATGCTTTCCCTTTGAGATGGGGTTTATCAAAAAAGACGGCTCTGCTATTTATGGGGTGGTCAATGCCGCTCCCATCATGGAAGAAGGAAGAGCCATCGCTGTCAGGGTCTGTTTTACCGATCTTTCAGCCAGGCGGGATGCTGAAATCGCACTTCAGGAAAATGAGAACCGGTTTCGAACCCTGTTTAACGTGTTCAATGATCCGGTGTTTGTCCATCCGTTTGCCGAGGAAGGTTTTTTAAATTTTGTCGAGGTCAACGAGGTGGCCTGCCAATGGTATGGGTATACCAGAAAAGAGCTGCTCAATCTGAGTCCCCAGGATTTGATCCTTGATCCGGTTGGAAAGGGTATGGGCAGCGCTGAATCCAGAATAAATTTGATGAATGCAAAAAAAAGAACCATCCAGACCCTGAATAAAAAGAAAAACAATGAGATTTTCCCGGCTGAAATTTCTTCATCTGTTTTTGATTATAAGGGAGAAAAGATGATATTGTCCACGGTCCGGGATATCACGGACCGCCGCCAGAGCGAAAAAGAACGGGCAGATGCCTTAAAATTTGCAGCCGAACAGGAAAAATACGCCCTGGTCGGTCAGGTGGCAGGAAAAATGGCCCATGATTTCAACAATATCCTGGGCGGTATCATGGGAAATGCCGAACTCTCCCTCATGGACTGCAAAGATCCTGAAATAAAAAATACCCTTAGGCTCATCCTGGATCAGACCTTCAGGGGAAAAAATATGACCAAAAATCTGGTGGCCTTTGCCAGGGACCAGGAGCCCAAAGAGGCGTTCTTTAATCTGAACGAGAAATTGGACCTGGTCCTCAGCCTGATGAAAAAAGAGCTGAAACGGGTGAGGGTGGTCAGAAAATTTGCCGTGGACCTGCCCGATTTTTTGGCGGATCCGGGCATGATTGAGCATGCCCTGGTGAATTTGATTCAAAATGCTGTCCATGCCATGGGCAAAAATCCCAATCCCGAGCTGAAAATTTGTACGGCCCACCTGGCCGATTGCCTGGTCATTGAGATCCAGGACAATGGATGCGGCATTCCCGCCCAATACCATGACCAGATTTATGCCCCCTCTTTTACCCTCAAGGGAAGCAAGGATATTTTTGGGCAGTACAGCAAGGAGATCCGGGGCACCGGATACGGGATGTCCAACGTGAAAAAATATATCCAAAAACATCGGGGCAGCATCTGTTTTACCTCTGACCAGCAGACAGGTACCTGTTTTAAGATTGCTATTCCCTTGGTCAATAAGACGCTGACCCAGAAGGAAAAGATCCGCATGGCAAGAAAACAGGTGATTCAAAACAAAAAAATTCTCCTGGTGGAAGATGAGCCTGCCATCTCCGGGGTTCAGAAAAAAATCTTAAGTCAGACCCCCTTCCATCACAAGGTTACCCTTGCCTCCATGGGCCAGGATGCCATTGAAGCCTTTGACAAGGAAAACTTTGATCTTGTCAGCCTGGATTATCTTCTGCCCGGAAGGCTCAACGGCATGGATGTCTATTCCCATATCCGGCGCACCGATACAAAGGTGCCCGTTGTTTTTTTCTCTGGCAATATTGGTTTTTTAGAGTCCATGAAAGAGCTTGGGACAAAAGATCCCATGATGGATCATTTGTCCAAACCCTGTGAAAATATAGTGTTTGCAGACACGGTCAACGAGTGGCTGTTCAAAGCGGGCGCAGGCTTTTGA
- a CDS encoding IS256 family transposase: MTEENTEFDFQKALKGIQEGKPFTGKGGVLTSLIKNLAEAALEGELESHLGQEVSANRRNGKSKKTIKSLDGKFELETPRDRAGTFSPQIVKKHQTTLSDEIERKIIALYGLGMSYNDMASHLQEIYGLEISNATLSTITDKIIYTVKEWQARPLENVYPIIWLDAIHYKVRENGKVASKAVYTILGVNIEGRKEVLGLYISENEGANFWLQVLTDLSNRGVKDILIACVDGLKGFPEAIETIFPDTEVQLCVVHQIRNSLKYVGSKNKKEFMADLKRVYKAVNKDLAEEELDILENKWNDKYPIVIKSWRNNWERLSHFFKYPEEIRRIIYTTNTIEAVHRQFRKLTKTKGSFPNQDSLLKLLYMGIQNASKKWTMPIQNWSLTISQLAIFFEGRLDKELGI; the protein is encoded by the coding sequence ATGACCGAAGAAAACACCGAATTTGATTTTCAAAAAGCCCTTAAAGGCATCCAGGAAGGTAAACCCTTCACAGGTAAGGGCGGCGTCCTTACATCATTAATCAAAAATCTTGCTGAAGCTGCTCTTGAAGGAGAGTTGGAGTCCCATCTCGGGCAGGAAGTTTCTGCCAACCGCCGTAATGGAAAAAGCAAAAAGACCATTAAATCCCTGGATGGTAAATTTGAGCTGGAAACCCCGCGTGACAGGGCCGGAACCTTCTCTCCACAGATCGTCAAAAAACATCAGACAACGCTCAGCGATGAAATTGAAAGAAAGATAATAGCCCTTTACGGCCTGGGCATGAGTTATAATGATATGGCTTCCCATTTACAGGAAATCTATGGACTTGAGATTTCAAATGCCACTCTGAGCACCATTACCGATAAAATCATCTATACCGTCAAAGAATGGCAGGCCAGGCCGTTGGAAAATGTGTACCCAATCATATGGCTTGATGCCATACATTATAAAGTACGAGAAAACGGAAAGGTCGCCAGCAAAGCCGTTTACACAATTCTTGGGGTGAATATCGAGGGCCGCAAAGAGGTTCTTGGGCTGTACATATCCGAGAATGAGGGTGCGAACTTCTGGCTGCAGGTGTTAACAGACCTTTCAAACCGAGGGGTAAAAGATATCCTGATTGCCTGTGTTGATGGTCTAAAAGGTTTTCCCGAGGCCATTGAGACCATATTCCCGGACACAGAAGTTCAACTCTGCGTAGTCCACCAGATCCGAAATTCATTGAAATACGTTGGTTCCAAAAATAAAAAGGAATTTATGGCAGATCTAAAACGTGTTTATAAAGCGGTCAATAAGGATCTGGCCGAAGAAGAACTGGATATCTTGGAAAATAAATGGAATGACAAATACCCGATTGTGATAAAATCCTGGCGGAACAACTGGGAACGCCTCAGTCATTTCTTTAAATATCCAGAAGAGATTCGACGGATAATATACACCACAAATACCATTGAGGCTGTGCATCGACAGTTTCGAAAACTGACCAAAACAAAGGGATCATTCCCGAACCAGGACAGCCTGTTAAAGCTGCTTTACATGGGGATCCAGAACGCCAGTAAAAAATGGACAATGCCGATTCAAAATTGGTCACTGACAATTTCCCAGTTGGCAATTTTCTTTGAAGGCCGGCTGGATAAAGAGCTGGGAATTTGA
- a CDS encoding DUF2293 domain-containing protein, whose translation MTSKPLKTNHPHLIVFPGKRPQTLLSESGEELRPPKDWAFLPAGDAAVTRQVKTRGPSWKVQVNHGRRKISKGIWASAQDIKESKAMILEKRSTPEYAKQREKTLARKQVQHDAYVKEFYFQVIQFLNFHPKYQAMARDMGEKITLHATPVGSGTVARTQRIPIEKRAQAAVIAWMRHKVTAYESMRIARIKGERRQVRRKLAQASLALLQDYRQGRDTPKDCPLKKALG comes from the coding sequence ATGACATCTAAACCATTAAAAACAAACCATCCCCATCTCATTGTTTTTCCGGGGAAACGCCCCCAAACCCTCTTGTCTGAGTCTGGTGAAGAACTGAGGCCCCCGAAGGACTGGGCGTTTCTGCCTGCCGGAGATGCCGCCGTAACCCGGCAGGTCAAAACCAGGGGACCCAGCTGGAAGGTTCAGGTGAACCATGGCAGACGCAAAATATCCAAGGGAATCTGGGCCAGTGCCCAGGATATAAAAGAATCCAAAGCCATGATCCTGGAAAAACGCTCCACCCCGGAATATGCAAAACAGCGTGAGAAAACCCTGGCCCGCAAACAGGTGCAACACGACGCCTATGTTAAAGAATTTTATTTCCAGGTGATCCAATTTTTAAATTTTCACCCCAAATACCAGGCCATGGCCCGGGATATGGGCGAAAAAATCACCTTGCATGCCACCCCGGTGGGGTCAGGCACCGTGGCCAGAACCCAGCGCATCCCCATTGAAAAAAGGGCACAGGCTGCCGTGATTGCCTGGATGCGCCATAAGGTCACCGCCTATGAATCCATGCGCATTGCCCGGATAAAAGGAGAGCGGCGTCAGGTTCGAAGAAAACTGGCCCAGGCCTCATTGGCCCTGCTCCAGGATTACCGCCAGGGCCGGGACACCCCAAAAGACTGCCCCCTGAAAAAAGCCCTGGGCTAA
- a CDS encoding MBL fold metallo-hydrolase, which produces MKDHYIPEAEFPIVLTPKIRVLGNYFFNLILVTGTQESALFETGISGVTDAVIRQLENIGVAPDYLIVSHPHADHITGLPGLVKRFPKARVVAGIGANAFVTHPKAGPALIKEDKFMSQGLVKMGISPGRSSLESIPDLGRAQEIAAPTLLDLGGGVDLELIPVHGHSPANLMGRVRCDQALFCSDSLGFHYPGRALWPLFFTNAKAYVDSLDLIRSFNPKILCPAHQGPILGDEAAKGIDQARAFTLSTISRINQTKMKDPDLIQALFEESYKDEFTLYTEENILNCTRLLIKRARE; this is translated from the coding sequence TTGAAAGACCATTACATCCCGGAGGCTGAATTCCCCATTGTCCTTACCCCCAAAATCAGGGTGCTGGGCAATTATTTTTTCAACCTCATCCTGGTCACCGGCACCCAAGAATCCGCCCTGTTTGAAACAGGAATTTCTGGGGTGACAGATGCCGTGATCCGACAATTGGAAAACATCGGGGTGGCCCCGGACTACCTGATCGTCAGCCATCCCCATGCAGATCATATTACCGGCCTGCCCGGCCTTGTAAAAAGATTTCCCAAGGCCCGGGTCGTGGCGGGCATTGGGGCAAACGCCTTTGTCACCCATCCCAAGGCAGGCCCGGCCCTGATCAAAGAGGACAAATTCATGTCCCAGGGCCTGGTTAAAATGGGCATATCCCCCGGGCGCAGCAGCCTTGAATCCATCCCGGATCTGGGCCGTGCCCAGGAAATAGCCGCTCCGACCCTGTTGGATCTTGGGGGTGGCGTTGATTTGGAACTGATCCCGGTACACGGCCATTCCCCGGCAAATCTTATGGGACGGGTCCGGTGTGACCAGGCCCTGTTCTGCTCAGATTCTTTAGGGTTTCACTATCCTGGCAGAGCCTTGTGGCCCTTGTTTTTTACCAATGCCAAAGCCTATGTAGACAGTCTTGATTTGATCCGCAGTTTTAACCCTAAAATTCTTTGCCCGGCCCACCAGGGCCCCATTTTAGGCGATGAGGCCGCAAAAGGGATTGACCAGGCCCGGGCCTTCACCCTGAGCACCATCTCACGGATCAACCAGACAAAAATGAAAGACCCGGACCTGATACAGGCCCTGTTTGAAGAATCCTACAAGGATGAATTCACCCTGTACACAGAAGAAAACATCCTCAACTGCACCCGGCTGCTGATAAAACGGGCCAGGGAGTAA
- a CDS encoding extracellular solute-binding protein, producing MLSLGRHNDKQYGLAFAVSTPIMYANADLVRQAGADPDNLPKTWDGVIKLARKIDALGDNVYGMYFDWSITGNWLWQALVSSNGGTMLTKDEKTVAFDGKAGVKAINLLNDMVTKTNMPNIRECSEFCVTVSVPGSASAPAEVKVRSENGPSISHVGGVDFCWSGVPGTIFSICK from the coding sequence ATCCTCTCTCTTGGACGACATAATGATAAACAATATGGTCTTGCCTTTGCCGTATCGACACCTATCATGTACGCTAATGCAGATCTCGTAAGACAAGCCGGGGCCGATCCGGACAACTTGCCAAAGACATGGGACGGGGTCATCAAACTTGCCAGAAAAATTGACGCCTTGGGTGATAATGTTTACGGGATGTACTTTGATTGGAGCATCACCGGAAACTGGTTGTGGCAGGCCCTTGTTTCTTCTAACGGTGGCACAATGCTGACAAAGGATGAGAAAACGGTTGCTTTTGATGGCAAGGCCGGTGTCAAGGCAATCAACCTGCTGAATGACATGGTCACAAAGACCAATATGCCCAATATTAGGGAATGTTCAGAATTCTGTGTCACGGTTTCGGTTCCCGGATCTGCCTCAGCGCCAGCGGAAGTAAAAGTCAGGTCCGAGAATGGGCCTTCAATCAGCCACGTCGGAGGAGTTGACTTTTGCTGGAGTGGAGTTCCTGGAACCATCTTTTCCATCTGTAAATAA
- the tyrA gene encoding bifunctional chorismate mutase/prephenate dehydrogenase encodes MEKDNTIFLEKIRPLRDEIDRIDSEILSLIEKRQEQVEQVVALKKNHNMPVYHPAREEDLIYRLRSQADRAGVDPDFMEDLYRIILRQSRIKQTQKMERKGIRPDASVLVIGGKGQMGRFFARLFSQSRYKVRTLDKEDWDSAKELCSGVDLVLVSVPIETTCAIVEAVCPYLSAHTILADLTSVKKGPLDAMCRFHKGPVMGLHPLFGPTSESLDKQIMVTCPGKDEPACQWLTEQLALWGAVIVRATAQEHDQVMEIVQALRHFATFCFGDFLYHRHVQLERTLEFSSPIYRLELGMVGRLFAQDPNLYAEIIFATPERRQLLKDFIDSFSRQIEMLDKNDKKGFIRQFSQVAQWFGPFSEQAMRESTFIIDKLIERL; translated from the coding sequence ATGGAAAAAGACAATACAATTTTTTTAGAAAAAATCAGGCCCCTGCGGGATGAGATTGACCGCATTGACTCTGAAATCCTTTCCTTGATTGAAAAACGCCAGGAACAGGTTGAGCAGGTGGTGGCCCTGAAAAAGAACCACAACATGCCCGTATACCACCCGGCAAGGGAAGAGGATCTCATCTACCGGCTCAGGTCCCAGGCTGACAGGGCCGGTGTGGATCCGGACTTCATGGAAGACCTGTACCGGATTATCCTCCGTCAGTCCAGGATCAAACAGACCCAGAAAATGGAACGCAAGGGCATCCGGCCGGATGCATCCGTATTGGTGATCGGGGGCAAAGGCCAGATGGGCAGATTCTTTGCCAGACTCTTTTCCCAGTCAAGGTATAAGGTCCGCACCCTGGACAAAGAAGACTGGGATTCAGCCAAAGAGCTTTGTAGCGGTGTTGATCTGGTGTTGGTCTCAGTGCCCATTGAAACCACCTGCGCTATTGTGGAAGCGGTCTGCCCCTACCTTTCCGCCCACACCATTCTTGCCGACCTGACCTCGGTGAAAAAAGGCCCCCTGGATGCCATGTGCCGTTTCCACAAGGGGCCTGTCATGGGACTTCACCCTTTGTTCGGCCCGACGTCGGAATCATTGGACAAACAGATCATGGTGACCTGTCCGGGAAAAGATGAGCCTGCCTGCCAATGGCTCACAGAACAGCTGGCCCTCTGGGGCGCTGTCATTGTCCGGGCCACGGCCCAGGAACATGATCAGGTCATGGAAATCGTCCAGGCCCTCCGCCACTTTGCCACCTTTTGTTTCGGGGATTTTCTCTACCACCGCCATGTGCAGCTGGAGCGGACCCTGGAATTTTCAAGCCCCATTTACCGGCTGGAGCTGGGCATGGTCGGCCGGCTCTTTGCCCAGGACCCCAACCTCTATGCTGAAATCATCTTTGCCACGCCTGAACGCCGCCAGCTGCTCAAGGATTTTATTGACTCTTTCAGCCGCCAGATAGAGATGCTGGACAAAAACGACAAAAAAGGATTCATCCGCCAGTTCAGCCAGGTGGCCCAATGGTTCGGCCCCTTTAGTGAGCAGGCCATGAGAGAAAGCACCTTTATTATTGACAAGCTCATTGAACGATTATAG
- a CDS encoding IS256 family transposase — protein sequence MTEENTEFDFQKALKGIQEGKPFTGKGGVLTSLIKNLAEAALEGELESHLGQEVSANRRNGKSKKTIKSLDGKFELETPRDRAGTFSPQIVKKHQTTLSDEIERKIIALYGLGMSYNDMASHLQEIYGLEISNATLSTITDKIIHTVKEWQARPLENVYPIIWLDAIHYKVRENGKVGSKAVYTILGVNIEGRKEVLGLYISENEGANFWLQVLTDLSNRGVKDILIACVDGLKGFPEAIETIFPDTEVQLCVVHQIRNSLKYVGSKNKKEFMADLKRVYKAVNKDLAEEELDILENKWNDKYPIVIKSWRNNWERLSHFFKYPEEIRRIIYTTNTIEAVHRQFRKLTKTKGSFPNQDSLLKLLYMGIQNASKKWTMPIQNWSLTISQLAIFFEGRLDKELGI from the coding sequence ATGACCGAAGAAAACACCGAATTTGATTTTCAAAAAGCCCTTAAAGGCATCCAGGAAGGTAAACCCTTCACAGGTAAGGGCGGCGTCCTTACATCATTAATCAAAAATCTTGCTGAAGCTGCTCTTGAAGGAGAGTTGGAGTCCCATCTCGGGCAGGAAGTTTCTGCCAACCGCCGTAATGGAAAAAGCAAAAAGACCATTAAATCCCTGGATGGTAAATTTGAGCTGGAAACCCCGCGTGACAGGGCCGGAACCTTCTCTCCACAGATCGTCAAAAAACATCAGACAACGCTCAGCGATGAAATTGAAAGAAAGATAATAGCCCTTTACGGCCTGGGCATGAGTTATAATGATATGGCTTCCCATTTACAGGAAATCTATGGACTTGAGATTTCAAATGCCACTCTGAGCACCATTACCGATAAAATCATCCATACCGTCAAAGAATGGCAAGCCAGGCCGTTGGAAAATGTGTACCCAATCATATGGCTTGATGCCATACATTATAAAGTACGAGAAAACGGAAAGGTCGGCAGCAAAGCCGTTTACACAATTCTTGGGGTGAATATCGAGGGCCGCAAAGAGGTTCTTGGGCTGTACATATCCGAGAATGAGGGTGCGAACTTCTGGCTGCAGGTGTTAACAGACCTTTCAAACCGAGGGGTAAAAGATATCCTGATTGCCTGTGTTGATGGTCTAAAAGGTTTTCCCGAGGCCATTGAGACCATATTCCCGGACACAGAAGTTCAACTCTGCGTAGTCCACCAGATCCGAAATTCATTGAAATACGTTGGTTCCAAAAATAAAAAAGAATTTATGGCAGATCTAAAACGTGTTTATAAAGCGGTCAATAAGGATCTGGCCGAAGAAGAACTGGATATCTTGGAAAATAAATGGAATGACAAATACCCGATTGTGATAAAATCCTGGCGGAACAACTGGGAACGCCTCAGTCATTTCTTTAAATATCCAGAAGAGATTCGACGGATAATATACACCACAAATACCATTGAGGCTGTGCATCGACAGTTTCGAAAACTGACCAAAACAAAGGGATCATTCCCGAACCAGGACAGCCTGTTAAAGCTGCTTTACATGGGGATCCAGAACGCCAGTAAAAAATGGACAATGCCGATTCAAAATTGGTCACTGACAATTTCCCAGTTGGCAATTTTCTTTGAAGGCCGGCTGGATAAAGAGCTGGGAATTTGA
- a CDS encoding NAD(P)/FAD-dependent oxidoreductase: MLKLGEKGAIPQNDNETYAIAPHIPCGVITPELLRKIADVAENYHAKAIKLTGATRIAIVGLKEEDIDSAWEDLGLDKGAAVGMCIRSIRACPGTTFCKLGKQDALGLGMKLDEQYHAYELPGKFKMAVSGCKLSCSESWVRDIGLIGFPQGWTMVIGGNVGMQPRIAKELVSDLDDESALRACEQIVTYYKENAKKGERLGKMIERVDLEPFKQALQE; this comes from the coding sequence ATGCTGAAACTTGGAGAAAAGGGGGCCATCCCCCAGAACGATAATGAAACCTATGCCATTGCCCCCCATATACCCTGCGGGGTGATCACCCCGGAACTGCTCAGAAAGATTGCAGATGTCGCAGAAAATTACCATGCAAAAGCCATCAAACTCACCGGTGCCACCCGCATAGCCATTGTGGGCTTAAAAGAAGAAGATATTGACTCAGCCTGGGAGGACCTCGGCCTTGACAAAGGCGCGGCCGTGGGCATGTGCATCCGGTCGATCAGAGCCTGCCCCGGCACCACATTCTGCAAACTGGGCAAACAGGATGCCTTGGGGCTAGGCATGAAACTGGATGAACAATACCATGCCTATGAGCTGCCCGGCAAATTCAAGATGGCCGTGTCCGGGTGCAAGTTAAGCTGCTCTGAATCCTGGGTCAGGGATATCGGGCTCATCGGATTCCCCCAAGGGTGGACCATGGTCATCGGCGGAAATGTGGGCATGCAGCCCAGAATTGCCAAAGAACTTGTTTCAGACCTTGACGATGAAAGCGCACTCAGGGCCTGTGAGCAAATCGTCACCTATTATAAAGAGAATGCCAAAAAAGGTGAACGCCTGGGAAAAATGATCGAAAGGGTGGATCTGGAGCCATTCAAACAAGCCCTTCAGGAATAA
- a CDS encoding FAD-dependent oxidoreductase, which produces MHTQKVDTIIIGGGLSGVYAAYLLAAKKKSLTLLEARSRLGGRILSPEHQGFFADLGPSWYWPAINPRINSLIKTLGLKGYPQFDIGQARFQTKDGYAQTVDGYPMEPPGWRLSQGMISLVKGLCAQIPEQVIQLNHPVCEIQRLDNGVGVIVGRHDQAPKCRIDASQMILALPPRLAACSILFTPDLSYDLTQAMLKASTWMAGHAKFFALYEKADWREGVQNSVSVE; this is translated from the coding sequence ATGCATACCCAAAAAGTGGATACCATCATCATTGGGGGCGGCCTCAGCGGGGTTTATGCGGCCTATCTGCTGGCGGCAAAGAAAAAATCTTTAACCCTGCTTGAAGCCCGGTCCCGTTTGGGGGGCAGAATTTTAAGCCCGGAGCACCAGGGTTTTTTTGCTGATCTTGGACCTTCCTGGTATTGGCCCGCGATCAACCCCAGGATAAATTCTTTGATAAAGACCCTGGGTCTGAAAGGGTATCCCCAGTTTGACATTGGCCAGGCCCGGTTTCAGACCAAGGACGGTTATGCCCAGACCGTTGACGGATATCCAATGGAGCCGCCCGGATGGCGGCTCAGCCAGGGGATGATTTCTCTTGTGAAAGGACTTTGTGCACAGATTCCAGAACAGGTGATTCAACTTAACCATCCGGTCTGCGAAATTCAACGCCTGGACAATGGGGTTGGCGTCATTGTGGGGCGTCATGACCAGGCGCCCAAGTGCAGGATAGACGCCTCTCAAATGATCCTGGCATTGCCGCCCAGGCTTGCGGCCTGTTCTATTTTGTTTACCCCTGATCTGTCCTACGATCTGACCCAGGCCATGTTAAAGGCCAGCACCTGGATGGCAGGCCATGCCAAATTTTTTGCCCTGTATGAAAAGGCCGATTGGCGGGAGGGCGTTCAAAATTCTGTGTCAGTTGAATGA